The following proteins come from a genomic window of Aspergillus oryzae RIB40 DNA, chromosome 4:
- a CDS encoding glutamate synthase (NADH) (glutamate synthase) produces MGLNLEEIYGQNIIDEQKPNEYSEYQPKQGYGWANTLPERQGLYDPEYEKDACGVGFTAHIKGKPSHKIVSDARNLLCNMTHRGAVGSDARDGDGAGVMTSIPHKFFIKNFAREVGVDLPPLGQYAVGNLFFKPDQETLKDSTATFEELATSLGLRVLGWREVPHDSTILGPAALSREPIIMQPFVVLKSAYGDGNKPDNTDPGLFDERTFERQLYILRKRATHVLGLANWFYLCSLSNRNIVYKGQLAPVQVYQYYHDLVNVDYEGHFALVHSRFSTNTFPSWDRAQPLRWAAHNGEINTLRGNKNWMRAREGVLKSDIFGEELDSLYPVVEDGGSDSAAFDNVLELLMINGVLSLPEAVMLMIPEAWQGNPAVDPAKAAFYEWAACQMEPWDGPALFTFSDGRYCGANLDRNGLRPCRFYVMDDDRIICASEVGAVDIDPERVVQKGRLQPGKMLLVDTVAGRIIDDSELKYTVSHRQDFAAWLDKELLKLPAINEKLLQQNVDLSYTIDDTTVQNDPRLKAFGYSFEQVSLLLGPMAADSKEALGSMGNDAPLACIAQQPRLLYEYFRQLFAQVTNPPIDPIREAVVMSLECYVGPQGNLLEMDASQCHRLLLPSPILSIPEFTALKNINKAHNDWTVRTIDITFDKKKGVPGYLEALDAICDAATEAIQNGDKVLVLSDRATSAGRVPVSTLLATGLVHHHLVSNKWRALAALVVETAEAREVHHMCVLVGYGADAINPYLAMECILKMNREKLIRKQLPDDKVIENYKASCDGGILKVMSKMGISTLQSYKGAQIFEALGIDDSVIDRCFAGTASRIRGLTFELIAQDAFAFHERGYPSRSVIEIPGLPESGEYHWRDGGEEHVNDPVSIANMQDAVRTKNDKSYEAYAKAEHEQIKNCTLRGMLDFDFEQRTPITIDQVEPWTEIVRRFVTGAMSYGSISMESHSTIAIAMNRLGGKSNTGEGGEDPERSKRMENGDTMRSAIKQIASGRFGVTSHYLADADELQIKMAQGAKPGEGGELPGHKVVGPIAHTRYSTPGVGLISPPPHHDIYSIEDLKQLIYDLKCSNPRARVSVKLVSEVGVGIVASGVAKAKADHILISGHDGGTGASRWTGIKYAGLPWELGLAETHQTLVLNDLRGRVVVQTDGQLRTGRDLAIACLLGAEEFGFATTPLIAMGCIMMRKCHLNTCPVGIATQDPELRKKFSGTPEHVINFFYYVANEMRAIMAKLGIRTVNEMVGRAELLKTRDDIRTAKQERIDLSLILTPAHSLRPGVATYNVRKQDHRLHTRLDNKLIAESELALEKGLPCRIECDIVNTDRALGATLSYQVSRRFGGEGLPQDTIHANIKGSAGQSFGAYLAPGITLELEGDANDYVGKGLSGGRLIIYPPRGAAFKAEENIIVGNTCLYGATRGTCFFRGVAAERFAVRNSGATAVVEGVGDHGCEYMTGGRVLILGSIGRNFAAGMSGGIAYVLDMDQDFHSKVNMEMVEVSGLEDPTEVAFVRGLIEDHHHYTGSELAARILLDFTRALPHFVKVLPTDYKRVMEEEATRAEAAKKAEFTVPQLPSTSSTAEKLRAGDAKKAEMLDIEDSVNDSKTEKKRSALILDKTRGFMKYSRRSEKYRNPGTRTRDWAELSSRLTEDELKYQSARCMDCGVPFCQSDTGCPISNIIPKWNELVFQNQWQDALNRLLMTNNFPEFTGRVCPAPCEGACVLGINEDPVGIKSIECAIIDRGFEMGWMVPRPPKARTGKTVAIIGSGPAGLAAADQLNRAGHSVTVYERADRIGGLLMYGIPNMKLDKKVVQRRVDLMAAEGVRFVPNTAVGPDQEVSLDSLRRTNDAVIIATGATVARDLKVPGRELEGVHFAMQFLHRNTKSLLDSNLADGAYISAKGKHVVVIGGGDTGNDCIGTSVRHGAKSVTNFELLPQPPPERARDNPWPQWPRIYRVDYGHSEVKTHMGKDPREYCVMSTEFVDDGNGHVKGINTVRVEWTKSASGGWDMKTVEGSEQFFPADLVLLSMGFLGPEDRLLGDEIERDSRKNVKTPPGQYSSNVPGVFAAGDCRRGQSLIVWGINEGRQCAREVDAHLMDISSQLPVTGGIVRRPAIDAVRQCTEQPVSA; encoded by the exons ATGGGTCTGAACTTGGAGGAAATCTATGGCCAAAATATAATTGACGAGCAGAAGCCCAACGAGTATTCGGAGTACCAACCAAAGCAAGGATATGGCTGGGCTAATACTTTGCCCGAGAGGCAGGGTCTTTATGACCCTGAATATGAGAAGGATGCTTGCGGAGTAGGCTTTACTGC CCATATTAAAGGCAAGCCCAGCCACAAGATCGTCAGCGATG CTCGCAATCTCCTCTGTAATATGACGCATCGAGGAGCTGTTGGCTCAGATGCTcgggatggtgatggtgccgGTGTGATGACGAGCATCCCTCATAAATTCTTCATTAAGAACTTTGCTCGTGAGGTCGGGGTGGATCTTCCCCCTCTCGGCCAGTACGCGGTTGGCAACCTTTTCTTCAAGCCCGATCAAGAGACACTCAAGGACTCCACGGCTACATTTGAGGAACTTGCAACATCCTTGGGGCTACGTGTGCTGGGGTGGCGTGAGGTTCCTCACGATTCCACTATTTTGGGTCCTGCTGCCCTCTCGAGGGAGCCCATTATTATGCAGCCCTTTGTGGTGTTGAAGTCGGCCTATGGCGACGGTAACAAGCCCGACAACACGGACCCGGGATTATTCGATGAAAGAACATTCGAGCGTCAACTGTACATTCTTCGGAAACGTGCTACACATGTCCTTGGTCTGGCCAACTGGTTTTATCTGTGCTCTCTCAGCAACAGAAATATCGTTTACAAGGGTCAACTCGCTCCTGTTCAAGTGTATCAGTACTATCATGACTTGGTCAATGTGGACTATGAAGGTCACTTTGCTCTTGTTCATTCTCGTTTCTCTACCAACACATTCCCCTCTTGGGATCGTGCTCAACCTTTACGGTGGGCGGCCCACAACGGCGAGATTAACACTCTCCGAGGAAACAAGAACTGGATGCGGGCTAGAGAAGGTGTGCTGAAATCAGACATCTTTGGCGAGGAACTTGACTCGTTGTACCCGGTAGTAGAGGACGGCGGCTCTGATTCTGCCGCTTTTGATAATGTCCTGGAGTTGTTGATGATTAATGGTGTTCTCTCTTTGCCAGAAGCAGTCATGCTCATGATCCCCGAAGCATGGCAGGGCAACCCAGCTGTAGATCCTGCTAAGGCTGCTTTCTACGAGTGGGCTGCTTGTCAGATGGAGCCTTGGGACGGGCCAGccctcttcacattctccGATGGTCGGTACTGTGGTGCAAATCTTGACCGCAATGGTTTGCGTCCCTGCCGTTTCTACGTCATGGACGATGATCGTATCATTTGCGCGTCCGAGGTTGGTGCCGTTGATATTGACCCGGAGCGTGTAGTTCAGAAGGGCCGCTTGCAACCTGGAAAGATGTTACTAGTTGACACCGTGGCTGGCCGAATCATTGACGACTCGGAGCTCAAGTATACCGTTTCTCATCGCCAAGACTTCGCCGCATGGTTGGACAAGGAGCTTTTGAAGCTTCCCGCCATCAACGAGAAGTTGCTCCAACAAAATGTCGATCTTAGTTACACGATTGATGATACCACTGTCCAGAATGACCCCCGCCTTAAAGCTTTCGGGTACTCCTTTGAACAAGTCAGCCTGCTGCTCGGTCCCATGGCGGCCGACTCCAAGGAGGCATTGGGTTCGATGGGAAATGATGCTCCGTTAGCTTGTATTGCCCAACAACCACGTCTTTTATACGAATATTTCCGCCAGCTTTTTGCGCAGGTCACAAATCCACCCATAGACCCTATTCGAGAGGCTGTAGTTATGTCTCTCGAGTGTTACGTGGGACCTCAGGGTAACCTTCTGGAGATGGATGCCTCGCAATGCcaccgccttctccttccctctcccaTCTTAAGCATCCCCGAGTTCACTGCCctgaagaatatcaacaaggCGCACAATGACTGGACCGTGAGGACTATTGACATTACCTtcgacaagaagaagggcgtTCCGGGATATCTAGAGGCACTTGATGCCATTTGTGACGCTGCCACGGAGGCAATTCAGAATGGGGACAAGGTTCTTGTGCTTTCTGACCGCGCTACTTCGGCAGGCAGAGTTCCTGTGTCTACTCTTCTTGCCACTGGTCTggtacatcatcatctggttAGTAACAAGTGGAGGGCTCTTGCAGCTCTGGTTGTCGAAACTGCCGAGGCTCGAGAAGTCCACCACATGTGCGTTCTGGTTGGTTATGGTGCGGACGCCATCAATCCATACCTAGCTATGGAGTGCATCCTCAAGATGAATCGCGAGAAGTTGATTCGCAAGCAACTGCCAGACGACAAAGTTATCGAAAATTATAAAGCCTCATGTGACGGAGGTATTCTAAAAGTCATGAGCAAGATGGGTATCTCTACGCTGCAGTCGTACAAGGGCGCACAGATCTTTGAGGCACTTGGTATTGATGATAGCGTCATTGACCGATGCTTCGCGGGAACCGCGAGCCGCATCCGTGGCCTAACGTTTGAGCTGATTGCTCAGGATGCGTTTGCCTTCCATGAACGCGGTTACCCATCACGTTCCGTTATCGAAATTCCTGGTCTTCCCGAGTCTGGCGAATATCACTGGCGTGACGGAGGCGAAGAGCATGTGAACGATCCGGTCAGCATCGCCAATATGCAAGACGCAGTGCGTACAAAGAATGACAAGTCTTACGAAGCCTACGCCAAAGCCGAGCATGAGCAGATCAAGAACTGTACTCTCCGTGGTATGCTCGACTTTGATTTCGAGCAGCGCACTCCTATCACCATCGATCAAGTTGAGCCTTGGACTGAAATTGTCCGTCGTTTTGTGACAGGTGCTATGTCCTATGGCTCCATTTCCATGGAGTCTCACTCTACCATAGCTATTGCTATGAACCGTCTCGGAGGCAAATCCAAcacaggagaaggaggtgaagatcCCGAGCGAAGCAAGAGAATGGAGAATGGGGACACCATGCGGTCtgccatcaagcagatcgCTTCCGGCCGTTTCGGTGTGACATCTCATTACCTAGCCGATGCTGATGAACTGCAAATCAAAATGGCCCAAGGTGCTAAACCGGGCGAAGGTGGTGAGCTTCCGGGTCATAAAGTTGTTGGCCCTATTGCTCATACCCGTTATTCCACTCCTGGCGTCGGTCTGATATCACCGCCCCCTCACCACGACATCTATTCAATTGAAGACCTCAAGCAGCTCATCTACGACCTCAAATGTTCCAACCCTCGTGCACGTGTATCCGTTAAGCTCGTGTCGGAAGTCGGCGTTGGCATTGTTGCCTCTGGTGttgccaaagccaaagccGATCATATTCTGATCTCTGGTCATGATGGTGGTACTGGTGCTTCTCGTTGGACCGGTATCAAGTATGCCGGTCTTCCTTGGGAATTGGGTCTCGCAGAGACTCACCAAACTCTTGTTCTCAATGACCTACGTGGTCGTGTCGTTGTGCAGACTGATGGCCAACTCCGCACTGGCCGCGATCTTGCTATCGCTTGTCTGCTCGGTGCCGAAGAATTCGGCTTTGCCACAACTCCCTTAATCGCCATGGGCTGCATTATGATGAG AAAATGTCATCTGAATACTTGCCCCGTCGGTATTGCTACTCAAGACCCTGAACTGAGAAAAAAGTTCTCGGGCACCCCGGAGCATGTTATCAACTTTTTCTACTACGTTGCCAATGAAATGCGCGCTATAATGGCCAAATTAGGTATTCGTACCGTGAATGAAATGGTTGGGCGAGCTGAGCTACTCAAGACCAGGGATGACATCCGGACCGCTAAGCAGGAGAGGATCGATCTTTCGCTCATTCTGACTCCTGCCCATTCCTTGCGCCCCGGCGTTGCTACATACAATGTTCGCAAGCAAGACCATCGTCTACACACCCGTCTCGACAATAAGCTGATTGCGGAGTCTGAGCTTGCACTTGAGAAGGGTCTTCCCTGTAGGATTGAGTGTGATATAGTTAACACTGATCGTGCACTGGGAGCTACACTTTCTTACCAGGTCAGTCGTCGCTTTGGTGGCGAAGGTCTTCCGCAGGATACCATTCACGCCAACATAAAGGGCTCTGCTGGCCAGTCGTTTGGCGCCTACCTCGCTCCCGGTATCACCCTTGAGCTTGAGGGTGACGCCAACGACTATGTTGGCAAGGGTCTGTCGGGCGGTCGCCTCATTATCTATCCTCCCCGCGGTGCTGCCTTCAAAGCAGAGGAGAACATCATCGTTGGTAACACTTGCCTATATGGTGCTACCAGGGGTACGTGCTTCTTCCGTGGTGTGGCCGCTGAGCGTTTTGCTGTTCGTAATTCGGGTGCCACTGCAGTCGTTGAGGGCGTTGGTGACCACGGATGTGAATATATGACTGGAGGTCGTGTGCTCATCCTTGGCTCAATTGGCCGTAATTTTGCTGCTGGTATGTCCGGTGGTATTGCCTACGTCCTAGATATGGACCAGGACTTCCACTCAAAAGTCAAcatggagatggtggaggtATCCGGCCTGGAAGATCCCACCGAAGTTGCCTTTGTCCGCGGTCTCATCGAGGATCACCACCACTACACTGGCTCGGAACTGGCTGCTCGCATTCTATTGGACTTTACTCGTGCTCTCCCTCACTTTGTCAAGGTTCTACCTACCGATTACAAGCGGGtgatggaagaggaagctaCCAGAGCTGAAGCTGCTAAGAAGGCCGAGTTCACTGTGCCCCAGCTTCCTAGCACATCTTCCACCGCTGAGAAGCTCAGGGCGGGCGATGCCAAGAAGGCTGAAATGCTTGACATTGAGGACAGCGTGAATGATTCAAAGACCGAGAAGAAGCGGTCAGCACTCATACTTGACAAGACAAGGGGCTTCATGAAGTACAGCAGGCGAAGTGAGAAATATCGGAACCCTGGTACTCGTACACGTGACTGGGCCGAGCTTTCTAGCCGTCTAACTGAGGATGAGCTCAAGTATCAGTCTGCCCGTTGTATGGACTGCGGTGTTCCCTTTTGCCAGTCTGACACTGGCTGCCCCATCTCTAACATTATTCCTAAGTGGAACGAGCTCGTTTTCCAGAACCAGTGGCAGGATGCCCTTAACCGTTTGCTCATGACTAACAACTTCCCTGAGTTCACTGGCCGTGTCTGCCCTGCCCCTTGTGAAGGCGCCTGCGTTCTAGGGATCAATGAAGACCCTGTTGGAATCAAGTCTATTGAATGTGCCATCATTGACCGTGGTTTCGAGATGGGCTGGATGGTACCGCGTCCTCCTAAGGCCCGTACCGGTAAGACCGTTGCAATCATTGGCTCCGGTCCAGCTGGTCTCGCAGCTGCGGATCAGCTAAACCGCGCTGGCCATAGCGTTACCGTATATGAACGTGCAGATCGTATTGGCGGTCTTCTTATGTATGGTATTCCCAACATGAAGCTCGACAAGAAGGTCGTGCAACGCCGCGTGGATCTGATGGCTGCTGAGGGCGTCAGATTCGTGCCCAACACTGCTGTTGGCCCTGACCAAGAGGTTTCTTTGGACTCCCTGCGTAGGACGAACGATGCTGTTATCATCGCCACCGGTGCCACTGTGGCTCGGGATCTCAAGGTCCCCGGCCGAGAGCTGGAAGGCGTCCATTTTGCCATGCAATTCTTGCACCGCAATACCAAGTCGCTCCTTGACTCTAACCTCGCTGATGGCGCATATATATCCGCCAAGGGTAAGCACGTTGTTGTCATCGGCGGTGGTGATACTGGAAATGATTGCATTGGTACTTCTGTTCGTCACGGTGCTAAGTCTGTTACCAACTTCGAGTTACTTCCCCAGCCGCCTCCAGAACGTGCCCGCGACAACCCATGGCCCCAATGGCCGCGCATCTACCGTGTTGATTACGGTCACTCTGAAGTCAAGACCCACATGGGCAAGGATCCCCGTGAGTACTGTGTCATGTCCACAGAGTTTGTCGACGACGGTAACGGCCATGTCAAAGGTATCAACACTGTTCGTGTTGAGTGGACTAAGAGCGCTTCTGGAGGCTGGGATATGAAGACAGTTGAGGGCAGTGAACAGTTTTTCCCTGCAGACCTTGTTTTGCTGTCCATGGGATTCCTTGGACCTGAAGACCGCCTCCTGGGTGATGAAATTGAACGTGATTCTCGCAAGAATGTGAAGACTCCTCCCGGTCAATATTCCTCTAATGTCCCTGGTGTTTTTGCTGCTGGTGATTGCCGTCGTGGACAATCTCTCATTGTCTGGGGCATCAATGAGGGCCGTCAGTGTGCTCGCGAAGTCGACGCTCATCTTATGGACATTAGCTCTCAGCTTCCTGTCACTGGCGGCATTGTCCGTAGACCTGCTATTGATGCGGTTCGACAGTGTACGGAACAACCCGTTTCCGCATGA
- a CDS encoding uncharacterized protein (predicted protein), translating to MLSLPLITPRDSHELCLPTLPYFIPTPSKRRNARKHPPQWQQYHEFLEERALRARKNNIASFGYSWIKPAGCTKTMLGMKEEEAEREEALAAAAAEMAAAAAVAEAEAGAAGLNELGSQHGDGQDDTGMERDLDDDIPDADVEGLVEEGEEGLEEDDVVDEEGYMERDLDDDIPEAFSDDDDDDHLIEDDFDNQPDLDNDIPSAEDIVDEVEDMSEEDMGRDLDDDIAEAAENQSDQEDEWQHTDTDAELDDEDEASFSHDPFTQNLRVSTTSSRGLPPAPVRVQETEAQRRFLQRWSGGGDVFDTSGMMIDEDDLRASVTSQGSRRSFFSRFPRRRAGGPRDSFD from the exons ATGCTCTCCCTACCGCTCATAACCCCCCGCGAT TCTCATGAACTCTG TCTCCCAACCCTACCGTATTTCATCCCAACACCAAGCAAACGGAGAAACGCAAGGAAACATCCGCCGCAATGGCAACAATACCATGAAT TCCTCGAAGAACGTGCGCTCCGTGCTCGCAAAAACAACATCGCCTCTTTCGGTTACTCGTGGATCAAACCTGCGGGATGCACCAAGACCATGCTGGGtatgaaagaggaagaggcggaaAGGGAGGAAGCATTAGCTGCggcagctgcagagatggcAGCGGCCGCTGCGGTAGCCGAGGCTGAAGCGGGAGCTGCTGGGCTAAATGAGCTCGGATCACAGCATGGTGATGGACAGGATGACACGGGAATGGAGAGGGACTTGGACGATGATATTCCTGACGCAGATGTAGAGGGTCTcgtggaggaaggagaggagggcctggaagaggatgatgttgttgacgAGGAGGGATACATGGAACGAGATCTGGACGACGATATTCCTGAAGCGTTCtctgatgatgacgatgacgaccATCTGATCGAGGATGATTTTGATAACCAGCCAGACTTGGATAATGATATTCCCAGTGCTGAAGACATAGTTGATGAGGTAGAAGACATGAGTGAGGAAGACATGGGCCGCGATttggacgatgatatcgCTGAGGCTGCGGAGAATCAGTCCGACCAAGAAGACGAATGGCAACATACCGATACAGATGCCGAAttggatgacgaggatgaggccaGTTTCTCACATGATCCATTTACTCAAAATCTTCGAGTCAGTACAACCAGCAGTCGTGGTCTACCTCCAGCACCTGTTCGCGTTCAAGAGACAGAGGCCCAACGCCGGTTCCTCCAGCGCTGGAGTGGCGGCGGCGATGTCTTCGACACAAGCGGCATGATgatcgatgaagatgatctacGTGCATCTGTTACTAGTCAAGGTAGTCGACGAAGCTTTTTCAGCAGATTCCCCAGACGACGAGCTGGGGGACCTAGGGATAGTTTTGACTAA
- a CDS encoding SNARE domain- containing protein (predicted protein), which yields MASRFPRSNLHQRDPRASASLFDSYGGDSRPASRSPGRVGGYGFGGYPSNGAVNGASVGNGYRTATPNAKGHYSDAVLSHLESQNDAEVEGISAKVKMLKDLTLAIGEEIRDTSTIAELNDTFDNTRLRIRGNMSRMLRMAERTGVGWRVWLAFFLAVFLLFAYVWLT from the exons ATGGCTTCACG ATTTCCACGCTCCAACCTTCACCAGCGTGATCCTCGCGCATCGGCTTCACTCTTTGATTCATATGGCGGCGATTCCAGACCTGCCAGTAGGTCGCCTGGCCGAGTAGGTGGTTATGGTTTTGGAGGATATCCCAGCAATGGGGCCGTTAACGGAGCCTCTGTCGGAAATGGATACAGGACTGCGACGCCAAATGCGAA AGGCCACTACTCCGATGCAGTTCTATCTCATCTAGAGTCGCAGAATGATGCCGAGGTAGAGGGTATCAGCGCAAAAGTCAAGATGCTGAAAGAT CTTACACTTGCTATTGGCGAGGAGATCCGGGATACTTCGACCATTGCAGAACTTAATGATACATTTGACAACACCCGTCTTCGTATACGAGGAAACATGAGTCGCATGCTGCGGATGGCGGAACGGACAGGCGTCGGCTGGCGTGTATGGCTGGCTTTCTTCCTGGCTGTGTTCCTACTCTTTGCTTATGTGTGGTTGACTTGA
- a CDS encoding histone H2A.Z-specific chaperone CHZ1 (predicted protein): MDDNNQATTLSNDPAVNAPDTATLGRDKGKATQDPAPTDTSMDEGESDESENEDIVKEDEDGGDDLAPIDSSNIISGRRTRGKTIDFVDAAQKLKDDEGEDDEDDEDFEP; the protein is encoded by the exons ATGGACGATAACAACCAAGCCACCACTCTGAGCAATGATCCTGCCGTTAACGCACCCGATACCGCGACATTGGGCAGGGACAAGGGCAAGGCTACGCAGGATCCTGCTCCAACGGATACGAGCATGGACGAAGGTGAAAGCGATGAGAGTGaaaatgaagacattgtaA aagaagatgaggatggcggAGATGACCTCGCGCCAATCGATTCCTCTAACATCATTAGCGGGCGAAGGACACGTGGAAAGACCATTGACTTCGTAGACGCCGCgcaaaagctcaaggatgatgagggtgaggatgatgaagatgatgaggactTTGAACCTTGA